The Spirulina subsalsa PCC 9445 region CCAATCGGCTCACCATCCGGGGCAAGATTCCCCGATCTATGGTTTAAAGCCTCAAGCTGAGATTTTAGAACAAGCGAAAGCGGCGGCGGCGGCCGGGGCTAAACGGTTTTGCTTAGTCAGTCAGGGACGGGGGCCAAAATATAGTAGTCCTAAGTCCCAAGAATTTGAAGAGATTTTGGCTACAGTGCGGGAAATTATTGCCACTACGGAGATTAAACCCTGTTGTGCTTTGGGGGAAGTGACCCCAGAACAAGCCCAAGCGCTGCGGGAAGCGGGGGTAACGCGCTATAACCACAATTTGGAGACTTCTGAGAACTATTTCCCGGAAATTGTCACCACTCATAGCTGGCGCGATCGCGTCGAAACGATCAAAAACCTGAAAGCTGCCGGAATTCAAGCTTGTACCGGGGGTATTATGGGCTTAGGCGAATCTTGGGAAGATCGGGTAGATTTAGCCCTAGCCTTACGGGAGTTAGAAGTAGAATCTGTTCCCTTAAATTTACTCAATCCTCGCTCAGGAACCCCCCTCTCAGACCGCCACCGTTTAGACCCCTACGAGGCTTTAAAGGCGATCGCAATTTTCCGACTCCTGCTCCCCCAACAAATTCTCCGCTATGCTGGAGGACGGGAAGCCGTCATGGGAGAATTACAACATCTCGGCCTGAAAGCCGGAATTAACGCCATGTTGGTAGGTCATTACCTCACCACCCTCGGCCAACCCCCCGAAGAAGACGCTGCCCTGTTAAACGCATTAGGACTACAAGGAGGAGAAGCCCCTGTTCCCGGTGAGTATAAACCGTCGCACTAGAAGACCCAGAACAGCCCATTCCCAGCCCCGCCGCCCTAACGAGCGTCGGTTATCCTTTCCCCATCAACTG contains the following coding sequences:
- the bioB gene encoding biotin synthase BioB, whose translation is MDHTIVSKKVSENVVQTVIKQTPPTEPEALKNWLAELAERVIAGEQLSKSEALSLTEITGPENILLLCEAADWVRQACCGNVVDLCSIINVKSGNCSENCGFCSQSAHHPGQDSPIYGLKPQAEILEQAKAAAAAGAKRFCLVSQGRGPKYSSPKSQEFEEILATVREIIATTEIKPCCALGEVTPEQAQALREAGVTRYNHNLETSENYFPEIVTTHSWRDRVETIKNLKAAGIQACTGGIMGLGESWEDRVDLALALRELEVESVPLNLLNPRSGTPLSDRHRLDPYEALKAIAIFRLLLPQQILRYAGGREAVMGELQHLGLKAGINAMLVGHYLTTLGQPPEEDAALLNALGLQGGEAPVPGEYKPSH